From the Lepisosteus oculatus isolate fLepOcu1 chromosome 1, fLepOcu1.hap2, whole genome shotgun sequence genome, one window contains:
- the slc49a3 gene encoding solute carrier family 49 member A3 yields the protein MEEDGDSDSDDVIRVPEPNEDLTKLLKYKVYKRRWFLLLVICILNSSNSMLWLSFAPVADQTAQFFHATLDQINWLSLVYMVVAIPVSFGTTWMLDTLGLRMSLILSSWLNMSGSILRLVSILGVTPYTLGNYPMLMGGQSLCALAQPLVIFSPTKMAALWFPEHQRATANMLASMSNPLGILLANIISPLIVKDKNEIPLLLGIYTIPASIVCLLATLGIRESVPPTPPSASAEISSSEPFFAGINLLLKNKAYMILLLCFGCGIAIFTCFSTLLEQMLCVKGYSNEFAGLCGALFIVFGILGAFVFGMYVDRTKNFIEVTKINMCLSSLACIVFAVVSQMEQQSYAVAAVCSLFGLFGFSVYPIAMELSVESSYPVGEATSAGLIFISGQIQSIVFIIVLQLLTKPLADLPYSACALGDNSALSWKVPALVMAALCCVGTCYFVIFFHTEYKRLKAEEAVFEGNGNELEDEAVNEGESGVTSTDNQSPRL from the exons ATGGAAGAGGATGGGGATTCCGACAGTGATGATGTTATACGGGTTCCCGAGCCAAATGAAGATCTGACTAAACTTCTGAAGTATAAGGTGTACAAGCGGAGATGGTTCCTCCTGCTTGTGATCTGTATCCTCAACAGTTCTAACTCAATG CTATGGTTGAGTTTTGCTCCAGTTGCTGACCAGACAGCCCAGTTTTTTCATGCCACTCTGGATCAGATTAACTGGCTGTCACTTGTTTACATGGTTGTAGCCATTCCTGTGAGCTTTGGAACAACATGGATGCTTGACACTTTAGGACTGCGAATGTCG CTGATACTCAGCTCCTGGCTTAACATGTCTGGGAGTATCCTTCGCCTCGTCAGCATTCTGGGGGTTACCCCTTACACGCTTGGAAACTACCCCATGCTGATGGGTGGACAGAGCCTGTGTGCCCTGGCTCAGCCACTGGTCATCTTCTCGCCCACCAAAATGGCAGCACTCTGGTTTCCAGAACACCAGAGAGCCACTGCCAATATGCTCGCCTCCATGT CAAACCCTCTGGGAATTCTGCTTGCAAACATCATTTCTCCTTTGATtgttaaggacaaaaatgaaattCCATTATTG CTGGGAATTTATACTATTCCAGCTTCCATTGTCTGTCTCCTAGCAACACTGGGCATCCGAGAGAGCGTTCCCCCGACACCTCCTTCTGCCAGTGCTGAAATATCCAGTTCTGAGCCATTTTTTGCAGGAATAAATCTG CTGCTAAAGAACAAAGCATACATGATTCTTCTGCTGTGTTTCGGCTGTGGGATTGCCATTTTCACTTGCTTTTCCACACTGCTGGAGCAAATGCTATGCGTTAAAGGATACTCAAAT GAATTTGCAGGACTTTGTGGTGCCCTCTTTATTGTGTTTGGTATACTGGGAGCTTTTGTTTTTGGGATGTACGTAGACAGGACAAAGAATTTCATAGAAGTCACCAAAATCAACATGTGTCTTTCCTCACTGGCCTGCATTGTGTTTGCTGTG GTATCTCAGATGGAACAACAGAGCTATGCGGTGGCAGCTGTTTGCTCTCTTTTTGGCTTGTTTGGATTCTCAGTGTATCCCATTGCCATGGAATTATCAGTAGAGAGTTCCTATCCCGTTGGAGAGGCAACATCTGCAGGACTCATTTTCATATCTGG ACAAATCCAGTCCATTGTCTTCATTATCGTGTTACAGCTGCTGACTAAGCCACTTGCAGATCTGCCTTATTCAGCCTGTGCACTAGGAGATAATTCTGCCTTGAGCTGGAAAG TGCCAGCTCTGGTGATGGCAGCTTTATGCTGTGTGGGAACCTGCTATTTTGTCATCTTCTTCCACACAGAATACAAAAGGCTGAAAGCAGAAGAAGCAGTGTTTGAAGGGAATGGCAATGAGCTGGAGGATGAAGCTGTTAATGAAGGAGAGTCAGGAGTGACTTCTACAGACAACCAGTCTCCCAGACTTTAG